Part of the Engraulis encrasicolus isolate BLACKSEA-1 chromosome 1, IST_EnEncr_1.0, whole genome shotgun sequence genome, ttgtgtgtgaaacacaagttatttaaaggtgcactgtataagattgtggccagaagaGGTAGGCTATTGCAATTGACATTCtcattgagcccgtttatatggccgcaaacggtttattgctgtttacatcCAGTTCGTCGATtgactgtgttccactaaagtgtttgacacgaagctagagtttaaggcttgtgattggctacttatccttctataatgtcaataacctgacaataacccgattattatgagaatggtcaaacgcaatttcaaacctcTGTGCTAATCctcttacatagatttttgataaAGTACACTTATAGTACACgacaaagtacacttgacttgacttgacttgactagactttgatggtggtgatacatttttgttaaaaaggtaacacttatggatgggcagcatggattctggaaatgaactattaaaaatatgacacagttcacctttaaacaTGCTACATTTGTTTTTTAATGGTATTAAGAAGCTGGGGAACAAGTTGACCAGTTCATTGCTGccaaaaaacaaaatcaaactaTGCTTATGTGTAAAATGTTATCTTCTCCATATCGTAATCCCAATCTGCAAGTGTAGACAGCAGATTTTTTTCAAATATGATGGCCCTTGCTCCCGCGTGATGATTAATTGTCTTAAAAATACTGCGGCAGATAACTCGGAAGTGCAGCCCCTTTTTTGCATATGGTATCATTGGAGCTTGGAATAAGGTGGATGGCTTTACTCATCACCTGGAGTGCAGAAGTCAAAGCATAAGTATGTATTGGCTGGAATGTGGTGGAATGTGAACTTGAAATGGGAGACTGATTACAGTACAAGCACGCAATCCTGGAATGAAGACCTGCAGGAAGAACCAGTCATATTGCacctctgcacgcacacacacacacacacacacacacacacacacacacacacacacacacacacacacacacacacacacacacacacacacacacacacacacacacacacacacacacacactacagttttATCTTGTATCACATCTACCACTGAATGACGTTGTTGAGTTGGCCAACCAGAAAGTCCCTCCCTTACCTCCCTCAACCTTAATAAGTTAGAATACCTGACATGGAATACACATTTCAGCTCTTTCACTCTCGGAAGGACGTTGTCAAAATAAAACTAAATAGCATTGCAATACATTGAAAGCAATAGCTTTCTGAGACTATTACTATAGTCTCAGAAAGCAAAAGTTCAGTAGATATTGTGACTCCACCATTTGCCTATAGCTACAGAAAGTGGACTCTAATTTTTGCGCAGAAAGTAGACATTTTAACAGGACCATTTTGCCTGGAAAACTACTGACTGAGTGTAGAGAAGATGGCTTCTTCTTCACTGGAGGAAGAACTGTGCTGTCCGGTGTGCACTGATATCTACACGGACCCAGTCATATTGAGCTGCTCTCACTCCTTCTGCAAGTCCTGTGTTCAGCGGTCCTGGGCCAGCCAAGGCTCCAGGGTGTGCCCCATCTGCCGGAGGACGAATCCTCAAGAGGAGCCTCCAGTCAACCGGGTGCTGAGGAACCTGTGTGAGCGCTTTATGCAGGTATGTCATCAAGTGAAACATTTAGTGTACTTTTCTGTTTGAGTAGACTCTAGAGCATTAGTGTGCCAAATGCAGTGCTTGTACACAATAAAGAATTAGGtgccaatatttcagagtaaactatAAATCCAAATAGGATTCGCAACACTGTGGAGGGTCAAAATActcaatattgagtagaattaactctggaaaaactattataataataatattttcttCTGTGTGTCACCAACTGAACGATTGTTTCACTAATCTTCCCCACTCAGGAGAGGAGCCAGAGAGGAGCTCTCTGCAGTCTCCACGGAGATAAGCTCAGGCTGTTCTGTCATGAGGACAAGGTGCTCGTGTGTTTCACGTGTCGAGACTCGAGGCTGCACAAGGGCCACAACTTTAGTCCCGTGGACGAGGTTGCAGCGGATCGCAAGGAAGAGTTGAAGGTGAAACTAGACCCTCTGAATAAGAAGCTGGAGGCTTTTAAGAAAGAAAAACGTTCCTGTGATGAAACAGCCAAACACATCAAGACTCAAGTCCAGCACACAGAAAAGCAGATCAAGAAGGAGTTTGAGGAGCTTCACCAGTTCCTtcgagatgaagaggcagccaggatagctgcactgaggaaggaagaggagcagaagagtcggATGATGAAGGATAAGATTGacaagatgagcagagagatcaCATCTCTTTCTGGCACAATCAGAGTAATACAAAAGGAAATTAAAGCTGATGACATCACATTCCTGCAGAACTACAAGCGCACGGTGGAACAGACATGGCTGCAGGGTCCAAACAGTCAAATAGGAGCTCTTATTGATGTTGCAAAGCACTTGGGaaacctgaagttcagagtctgggagaagatgaAAACAATTGTACATTACACTCCTGTCattctggatcccaacactgcacatCCAGGACTCAACCTCTCTGAGAATCTGACTAGTATCAGGTTGGGCAATGACAtacagcagcttcctgataacCTTGAAAGATTTGATTATGCCAATTGTTTGCTAGgttctgagggctttaactcagggaaACACAGCTGGGATGTGGAAGTTGCATGGGGAGGGAACATTCTGGAATGTAGGTGTGATGCTTGAGTCCCTCCCCAGGAAAGGAGAGGCTAACTCACTCATTGGAGACTGGAGTGTGACTTATATGGATGGGCAATTGTACCAATGGTCCACACCACAGCTCCCCACTCTTCTCACATTGGCACGGAGACCCAaaaggatcagagtgcagctggactggaaCAGAGGAATGCTGACGTTCTCTGACTCCGATagtaacacacacctacacactttcagacacactttcactgagagagtATTTCCATACTTATGTACAAACAATAACATCTGTGCACTGAGGGTTCTACCAGTGAAGACCTTAGTAAGAGTGCAGCAACACAGCTACCAGGCAAACACATTAGCAGCAACaatagcaagagcgatacgagaaGCATAATCCGGTAAGAAtatcttgtagccccttaatgcacaccgtacctcctgtggcactctgtaatagacattgaaagttaactagtactacatactatgacagtgcacagggcctttagaaatacattacgacttgatcattgccattctggtaacaagtcatttataatgccgtgtcttaagggttaaaagcagaatgcaagcattccgacattcccattggctgtggcagctgtcatcaaaccgcatcatagcttaTTTCCATAATATTGGCTggagtccaactacaaactgttgctcaaaTCACCTCTAGTCGGCCAAATCGTCCATTCGTGCCATTAGAGCTGATACTGTGATTGCACTGAAAACCACATGACAACTTACCACATGACAATTAATGACGGCAATCATTGACATTCATTAATGTTCACAATGACAAGTGCTATGACATAGTTACAGATGGGATACAATGTCATATCAGGTGGGAGTCAGTGGTGTTTTTTGAGTACTCAGTGATAAAATATACTCTATAATATGTTAATTTGATTCTCCAAATGTTGCCTAAGCAGCTTTTAttttcactttcttcatatgcacaagtcatacaaggaaaattaaattatgttttctctctataccatgccaggacatagacatacacaagactgacattttacagactggcATAATGTGCAAGACAGGTCAGGTAACAGTGAACAGttactggtaacaataagtggtcaataataaatgaacatgtaacatttaacatttaacatgtaacagAAGATcagataaatatatataaaaagaatgtagacattacaataatagaataataacagtgacagtagcaatagtaacagtataataacaatagctATATAAAATAGTAGATTGGGGTAGCAGCATTGCATGCAGCATGTTGTATGTCTTAGGGTGTCATGAACATTGATGACATGTAACACTGAGATGTGTACCTGTCTGTTTGTAATTTCATTTAAATATGGTCTTTTATTACCAACTGTTGAATCCTTGTATGATGGTAAAATGGATGATTTGTATTGAAGTCTGCACATGTACCCACAAGATTCCatgctgccttgtttttgtggtgggAAAACTGATTGTTCTTCTATAATAATAAATTGAAGAATGTATATAtacaaacaaaaaatgtgagtGTCAGTGCTTTAGTCagcatagtctgtgtgtgtgtgcgtgcgtgcgtgtgcgtgcgtgcatttgtgtgtaataTGATATCATCATACTTTGCCGCAGGGGTGCTGCCAGAAATGCcaggccccatgaaagattgggcccttagaatctgtaccacttttccccccctagcggcccccatgctttGCCAaagtcgcttgtgtgtgtgtgtgtgtgtgtgtgtgtgtgtgtgtgtgtgtgtgtgtgtgtgtgtgtgtgtgtgtgtgtgtgtgtgtgtgtgcgtgtgtgtgtgtgattgtgtttagtAGGCATTCCTGTAAGTCAGCTGATTTTTGTGAACATTGAGTGAATGCTGGTTATCCCAGTGCTGAAACTCTGAAGTGGTAGAACAggcaaggcgtgtgtgtgtggagggttccTGGAGGTTAGTTGATGTATGTAACGCTGAAGTGAAGGGCTGGGTTTCCTAGCAGTGGAGCTGCCAACTGGTAAAACAAGCAAGCTGCTTCAGACGGAggcccctgagtgtgtgtgtgtttggtggggatTCCCATAAGTCATCTGATGTGATAAACATCGAAGCGAAAGATAGTTAAGTTATTCCAGCAACATCGTCCTGGCAGAAAAATGAAGCACTTTATATTGTATGAGCATACACAGCGCTCATCCCAGCCAGCCATGcaaccagtgagtgtgtgtgtgtgtgtgtgtgtgtatgtgtgtgtgtgtgtgtatgtgtgtgtgtgtgcgtgcgtgtttgtgtgatatGCATTaagtgaggaagtgtgtgtgcatgtgtgtgtgtgtgtgtgtgtgtgtgtgtgtgtgtgtgtgtgtgtgtgtgtgtgtgtgtgtgtgtgtgtgcgtgtgtgtgtgtgtgtgcaatcatgtATATGCATTGGCGTATGAACTTCCTGGTGGCTTTAGTGTTGCTTTCACGCCACATGCTTTGACAACAAATCATTAAGAACTGCATCATGAAAGCGATGCGCATTGGCCATGGTGTTCATACAGCACGGCACAACACATAACCGGAACATACTCACACTAATCatattctgtgtgagtgtgtgtgtgtgtgtgtgtgtgtactgcgcatgggtgtgtgtgtttgtgtggattaaCCTTATATCACGATCTTTGAATCACACACTGTGTCCATACTATAGTGTTTGTAAGCATTATACCACTAccctactgttcaatctgtatatgttgccactgggacacattatcgagaataactccataaattaccatagctatgcggatgatacccagctctacttatctatgtccccaaatgactataccccccttgaatcactctatcattgcatggaccaaagtaacaaatcaagtcaagtcaagtcaagtcaagtttattgtcaatttctttacatgcactggtcatacaaagaatttgaaattgcgtttcttgctctcccatgcagacatagactaatctaggtaaggacatagacagtatagacatagacagtactcatacatggacatagacagtatggacgtagacattgctcatacagacatttaaagtgcaagactggacaacagaagacttgtagagaacatgcattaagaggaggtattttgttgttctttttctaaaagtcctttatagcgttctgacatagtaatagtagcatttgaagaaataaataattaaaaaaggtttttattaaatacaccagcagcagtatgtatttgtgtatgtgtgtttgtatgtgttttgtgtgcttgtgtgtgtgtgtgtgtgtgtgtgtgtgtgtgtgtgtgtgtgtgtgtgtgtgtgtgtgtgtgtgtgtttagtgcaggtagaaagtgcggtgtgcgtctgtgtgtgtgtacctgtgtatgtgtgtgtgtgtgtgtgtgtgtgtatgtgtgtgagtatgagttgtgtgtcagtgtgtgtatgtttgggtttagtgcagaaagtgcagtgtgcttgtgtgtgtgtgtgtgtgtgtgtgtgtgtgtgtgtgtgtgtgtgtgtgtgtgtatgagttgtgtgtcagtgtgtgtatgtttggaggttgaaagttcagtcacagatgtagtagtgcaggtggaatgttcagtcgcagatatggtggtggggatgaggggggggagcgttgtcagtggcctggctggctagaggctgacagtgaagggagagtgggttgagtgttcagtatcttgattgcttgatgcatcgtgctgcttgcaagcctggtggtacgggaacggaggcgcctgtacctctttccagagggcaggaggctgaacagtttgtgtgcagggtggcttgtgtctttgatgatcatcagtgcttttcgggtgaggcgtgcggtgtaaatgtcctgcagggaggggagtggtactccaatgatcttcttcgctgtgttcacaacacgctggagtgtcttcctgtttttctccgtgcagcttcctccccacactgtgatgcagctggacacgacgctctctatggttcctctgtagaatgttgtcatgatggagggtgtagcacttgccttctttagtttgcgcaagaagtagagacgctgatgggccttcttcgccagtgatgtagtgttggtggtccaagagaggtcgtcgctgatgtgcactccaaggaacttggtgctgctcactctctccacagcatcaccgtcgatggtcagtggtggcagttgtttttggaccctctgaaagttgacaacaatctccttggtcttgttgacattcagcaggaggttgttgtctttgcaccatctggccagcaggtctacttcttctctgtagtgggtcaacaaatggatgtctcacaatttcctccagctgaacacagataaaactgaagtaattatatttgggaaaagagaggagagacaaaagattgctactatccttgaaacgaagggactgaaagcaagggaaacagttaaaaatcttggggtcctcattgacagtgacctaaacttcaacagtcacatgaaagctattactaagtctgcattttatcacataaaaaacgtctctaaatttaggggcctgatgtctaaacatgatctggagaagctaatacatgcctttatttctagtaaagttgattactgtaacagtctttttactggcctccccaataaaaccattaaacagcttcaacttgtacaaaacgcagctgcaagggttcttacaaagacaaggaagttcgaccacattactccaattttaagatcgctgcattggctcccagtaagctacagaattgattttaaggctatgctacttgtgtttaaatcaccaaatggaatgggacccacatatctactggatatgtttcagctgtatgcaccaactaggtcactaaggtcaacggagaagaatttgctggtgactccaaaagtcaaaacaaagtgtggagaggcagcctttagcttctatgcttcaaagctttggaaccagcttccagatgacataaaaaatgcacccactattgatagctttaaatctagactcaagacaaagctgttctcagatgctttcccctagcttaaattacttattcttattatttttatttttatttaatttgttttattttattttattttattattatttttaccttatgttttatcttaatgtttttaaatgctttttgactctaattcatttccttctttcttccctgtttcctttcatttacatttgttaactttgtgaagcacattgagttgcacctgtgtatgaaatgcgctatataaataaacttgccttgccttgccttacccaTAATGTAGCCTATGAGTCAGTGCTGTGAGTCAACAGATATGACAGACACCAGTGTAtcagattgtgagtgtgtgtgtctgtatgtatgtgtgtgtgttttttgtgtttgaaatATGATATCATGGTGTCTTGCCAGAGGGACTTatcgcatatgtttgtgtgtgtgtgtgataattatCCTCAAAGGGGAAAAGTCATATGGGTTGAAAACAAAGTATCTCCCAAAAAGGGGCTCATGGTGGCTCACTGCAAGAAAGAAGTATTTTAACTGACCTTTCCACATGAAGTGGTATGAGATAAATATCATGAAATGAATGAGTGTCCTCGTTAATATACAGGTTCTGGCCGCATTGTAAACGAGTAAACTACCGTTCTTTAGTAGGTTTGAGTTTACAGTTCAGTGCCTGAGTATTCCTGAACCTGTTGATGCATCTTCCTGATTGGATCTGAAATTGTGTCAGTCAATGCATCAAATCGCCATGTGTCATTTCCAGAAAATACGACAGCCACAAGCCTCCTTTGGAATAACATTCCAAACAAGATTTCACCCTCCCACAAATCCCACCACTGATCACACGAAGTAGCGGACGTTTCTAATGCAGGTGTGCAGAAGaaatagttaaagggacactgtgtgagatttgttgttgtttatttccagaattcatgctgcccattcactaatgttaccttttacttaccaccagcatcaaattctaagtaggctattcattatgactggaaaaattgcacttttcatacatgaaaagggggatcttctccatggtccgccattttgaatttccaaacatagccatttttagctgcaaaaatgactgtacttggaccatactagaaaatatttgtttaatactttcatgtaaagatcaaatttggcaataggcagcccacttTCTATAAGCAGCATAGtcgcagtaccctttttgaccatttcctgcacagtgtccctttaatttgagacgaatcagattcagattcagaatcTGAATCACTCAAGTGATTTTTTTCACTTCAACAACACAAGTGTTGACTCTGTAAGTAGCCTACACCACTATCCGATCAGCACACATGCACCACGCAGGATTGCACTATCTGGTCTGGAACATTTGTTTTATTCAAGTATTTGCCATTTTGCATGGTTTATTAATACACGTAATATTATAAATGTAGCATGTGGGAAATTGTCTACTTGTGATATTATAAACGTAGGAGGTATgaggaaagtagcctactcagcaGTGCCATTGCCATTTTCTTGGGTTTATTACTGTAAGCAACAAGTTACAGATTAACAGACTGTCGCTGTTATTAACAGCTTGTGACTGTCCGTCAAATATATTGATCAGTGGCTGGTGTGAAGATAGGGTACAATACACAATGAAACAAGAAATGAATCATAGACTTTCGTGTTATTCTTTCAGGGTGTGGTTCCAACCTAAGGCCATAACAGCAAACTTATTTGCGTCAGTGTTGCCCTTTAGTTATGCATTTCATTCCAAGTAAAATAGACAAATAGTTTACTTGAAGAAAACAAATCTTGCAATCCGACTTTTTACAAAATACTGGAAGACAGTGCTGCACAAATCGACAATGCGTTGAGCGGATAATATTCTTCCAAATGGTGTGCTTAGACCCCATGGCTTCACCTGGCACACCCATCATATTCGACGCATGCTCCGATTCTGCAAATTGTCCACGTGGCTGGAATGAGATGAAGTGGAATTTGAACTTTGAAGACTGGAATGCAAAGCACAGTCATTTGCGTAACACACTGCCTGGACAACTAACGTTGATATTTTGATACGGTCGTTTGTCTGGAAAACTACTGGCGGAATAGAAACAATGGCGTCTTCACTGGAAGACGACCTCTGCTGTCCGGTGTGCACTGATATCTACATAGACCCTGTCCTATTGAGCTGCTCTCACTCCTTCTGCAAGTCCTGTGTTCAGCGGTCCTGGGCCAGCCAAGGCTCCAGGGTGTGCCCCATCTGCCGGAGGACGAATCCTCAAGAGGAGCCTCCAGTCAACCGGGTGCTGAGGAACCTGTGTGAGCGCTTTGTGCAGGTATATCATCAAGTGAAACATTTAGTGTACTTTTCTGTTTGAGTAGACTAGAGCATTAGTGTGCCAAATGCAGTGCTTGTACACAATAAAAAAATTAGGtgccaatatttcagagtaaactatAAATCCAAATAGGATTCGCAACACTGTGGAGGGTCAAAATActcaatattgagtagaattaactctggaaaaactattataataataatattttcttCTGTGTGTCACCAACTGAATGATTGCTTCACTAATCTTTCCCGTTCAGGAGAGGAGCCAGAGAGGAGCTCTCTGCAGACTCCACGGAGACAAGCTCAGGCTGTTCTGTCATGATGACAAAGCGCTTGTGTGTTTCACGTGTCGAGACTCAAGGCTGCACAAGGGCCAACGCTTCAGCCCCTTTGGCGAGGTTGCAGCGGATCGCAAAGAGGAGTTGAAGGTGAAACTGAGCCCCCTGAAGAAAAAGCTGGAGGTTTTCAAGAAACAAAAACTTGCCTGTGATGAAACAGCCAAACACATCAAGACTCAAGTCCAGCACACAGAGAAGCAGATCAAGAAGGAGTTTGAGGAACTTCACCAGTTCCTccgagatgaagaggcagccaggatagctgcactgaggaaggaagaggagcagaagagtaagacgatgaaggagaagattgacaAGATGAACAGAGAGATCACATTTCTCTCAGACACAATCAGAGTCATGCAAAAGAAGATGCAAGCAGATGACATCACATTTCTGCAGAACTACAAGCGCACGGTGGAACAGACATGGCTGCAGGGTCCAAATAGTCACATAGGAGCTCTTATTAATGTGGCAAAGCACTTGGGaaacctgaagttcagagtctgggagaagatgaAAACAATTGTACAATACACTCCTGTCattctggatcccaacactgcataTCCAGaactcatcctgtctgaggatctgaccagcGTGAGGTTGGGCAATGACAtacagcagcttcctgataacccagagagatttgatTATCGCCAATGTttgctgggctctgagggctttaactctgggacacactgctgggatgttgAAGTTGCATATGAGGGGACATTCTGGAGTGTTGGTGTGATCCTTGAGTCCATCCCCAGGAAAGGAGAGGGTAACTCACTCATTGGAGACTGGAGTGTGACTTATATGGATAGTCAATTGTACCAATGGTCCACACCACAGCACCCCACTATTCTCACATTAGCACGGAGACCCAaaaggatcagagtgcagctggactggaaCAGAGGAATGCTGACGTTCTCTGACTCCGATagtaacacacacctacacactttcagacacactttcactgagagagtATTTCCATACTTATGTACAAACAATAAGGTCTCTCCTTTGAGGATTCTACCAGTGAAGACTTCAGTAAAAGTAGAGCAACACAGCTACCAGGCAAACACATTAGCAGCAACaatagcaagagcgatacgagaaGCATAATCCGGTAAGAATATCCGGTagtcccttaatgcacaccgtacctcctgtggcactctgtaatagacactgaaagttaactactactacatactatgacagtgcaaggggcctttagtaatacattacgacttggtcattgccattctggtaacaggtcatgtataaagccgtgtcttaaggggttaacagcagaatgcaagcattccaacattcccattggctgtggcagctgtcgtCGAGCTGCATCATAGCTTATTTCCATAATATTGGCTggagtccaactacaaactgttgctcaaaTCACCTCTAGTCGGCCAAATCGTCCATTCGTGCCATTAGAGCTGATACTGTGATTGCACTGAAAACCACATGACAACTTACCACATGACAATTAATGACGGCAATCATTGACATTCATTAATGTTCACAATGACAAGTGCTATGACATAGTTACAGATGGGATACAATGTCATATCAGGTGGGAGTCAGTGGTGTTTTTTGAGTACTCAGTGATAAAATATACTCTATAATATGTTAATTTGATTCTCCAAATGTTGcctaagtcagcttttattgtcacattTTTCATATGCAAAATTCATACAAGGGAAattaaattatgttttctctctataccatgccaggacatagacatatacaagactgacattttacagactgacataaagtgcaagacaggacaggtaacagtgatggactggtaacaataagtg contains:
- the LOC134459965 gene encoding E3 ubiquitin-protein ligase TRIM35-like, yielding MASSSLEEELCCPVCTDIYTDPVILSCSHSFCKSCVQRSWASQGSRVCPICRRTNPQEEPPVNRVLRNLCERFMQERSQRGALCSLHGDKLRLFCHEDKVLVCFTCRDSRLHKGHNFSPVDEVAADRKEELKVKLDPLNKKLEAFKKEKRSCDETAKHIKTQVQHTEKQIKKEFEELHQFLRDEEAARIAALRKEEEQKSRMMKDKIDKMSREITSLSGTIRVIQKEIKADDITFLQNYKRTVEQTWLQGPNSQIGALIDVAKHLGNLKFRVWEKMKTIVHYTPVILDPNTAHPGLNLSENLTSIRLGNDIQQLPDNLERFDYANCLLGSEGFNSGKHSWDVEVAWGGNILECRCDA
- the LOC134460069 gene encoding zinc-binding protein A33-like, whose translation is MASSLEDDLCCPVCTDIYIDPVLLSCSHSFCKSCVQRSWASQGSRVCPICRRTNPQEEPPVNRVLRNLCERFVQERSQRGALCRLHGDKLRLFCHDDKALVCFTCRDSRLHKGQRFSPFGEVAADRKEELKVKLSPLKKKLEVFKKQKLACDETAKHIKTQVQHTEKQIKKEFEELHQFLRDEEAARIAALRKEEEQKSKTMKEKIDKMNREITFLSDTIRVMQKKMQADDITFLQNYKRTVEQTWLQGPNSHIGALINVAKHLGNLKFRVWEKMKTIVQYTPVILDPNTAYPELILSEDLTSVRLGNDIQQLPDNPERFDYRQCLLGSEGFNSGTHCWDVEVAYEGTFWSVGVILESIPRKGEGNSLIGDWSVTYMDSQLYQWSTPQHPTILTLARRPKRIRVQLDWNRGMLTFSDSDSNTHLHTFRHTFTERVFPYLCTNNKVSPLRILPVKTSVKVEQHSYQANTLAATIARAIREA